Proteins encoded within one genomic window of Oryza brachyantha chromosome 7, ObraRS2, whole genome shotgun sequence:
- the LOC102716235 gene encoding probable protein phosphatase 2C 33, translating to MATPTAKDSRLPPPPLPLATLIGRELRAGGSQRPSLRYGHAGFAKRGEDYFLVKPDCLRVPADPSTAFSVFAVFDGHNGVSAAVYSKEHLLEHVMSALPPDIGRDDWLQALPRALVAGFVKADIDFQRKGEVSGTTATLVVVDGFTVTVASVGDSRCILDTQGGEVQLLTVDHRLEENAEERERVTASGGEVGRLNLFGGQEVGPLRCWPGGLCLSRSIGDMDVGEFIVPIPHVKQVKLSNIGGRLIIASDGIWDALPSEAAAKACRGLPAELAAKLVVKQALKKSGLKDDTTCVVVDIIPSDYRLTSPQLSPKRNQSKFKSLLFGRRSHSSIGKLGGKSASFGSVEELFEEGSAMLEERLGRNLSLKATSPSSRCAICQVDQETFESLITENGGSYHSSPCAPWGGPYLCLECRKKKDAMEGKRSSHSTACR from the exons ATGGCCACCCCCACTGCTAAGGACAgccgtttgccgccgccgccgctgccgctggccACGCTCATCGGCCGCGAGCTCCGCGCCGGGGGCTCCCAGCGCCCCTCCCTCCGCTACGGCCACGCCGGCTTCGCcaagcgcggcgaggactACTTCCTCGTCAAGCCCGACTGCCTCCGCGTCCCCGCCGACCCCTCCACCGCCTTCTCCGTCTTCGCT GTCTTCGACGGCCACAACGgcgtctcggcggcggtctACAGCAAGGAGCATTTGCTCGAGCACGTCATGagcgcgctgccgccggacaTCGGCCGCGACGACTGGCTGCAGGCGCTGCCgcgcgccctcgtcgccggcttTGTCAAGGCCGACATCGACTTCCAGCGCAAGG GGGAGGTGTCCGGGACCACGGCAACACTGGTGGTCGTCGATGGATTCACGGTCACGGTGGCCTCCGTCGGCGACTCGCGCTGCATCCTGGACACGCAGGGCGGTGAGGTGCAGCTGCTCACCGTGGACCACCGGCTGGAGGAGAATGCCGAGGAGCGGGAGCGGGTCACCGCTAGCGGTGGGGAGGTCGGCCGGCTCAACCTCTTCGGTGGACAGGAG GTTGGCCCTCTCCGGTGCTGGCCAGGTGGCCTGTGCCTTTCAAGATCCATTGGGGACATGGATGTTGGGGAGTTCATTGTGCCGATTCCACATGTCAAGCAAGTTAAG CTATCAAATATTGGAGGAAGGCTGATCATCGCATCAGATGGTATATGGGACGCATTACCCTCTGAAGCAGCGGCGAAAGCATGCCGTGGTTTACCAGCAGAATTGGCCGCGAAGCTTGTGGTTAAG CAAGCTCTCAAAAAAAGTGGGCTGAAAGATGACACCACCTGTGTGGTGGTTGATATCATCCCGTCCGATTACCGTTTGACATCGCCGCAGTTGTCCCCAAAGAGAAACCAGAGCAAGTTCAAGTCTCTTCTTTTTGGTAGAAGGTCACACAGTTCAATTGGAAAGCTTGGAGGCAAGTCTGCCTCTTTTGGCTCCGTGGAGGAATTATTTGAAGAAGGTTCTGCAATGTTGGAAGAAAG GTTGGGTAGGAATTTGTCCTTGAAAGCAACCTCGCCATCTTCTCGGTGTGCTATCTGCCAAGTGGACCAAGAAACATTTGAAAGTTTGATAACTGAGAATGGAGGCAGTTACCACTCTTCCCCATGCGCCCCCTGGGGAGGTCCATATCTTTGTTTGGAGTGTCGAAAAAAGAAAGACGCAATGGAAGGTAAAAGATCCAGCCACTCTACAGCATGCAGGTGA